In one window of Microtus pennsylvanicus isolate mMicPen1 chromosome 2, mMicPen1.hap1, whole genome shotgun sequence DNA:
- the Kcnk15 gene encoding potassium channel subfamily K member 15 — protein MELAPSGRTETGTQSRRDAMRKQSARTAALVLCILSYLLVGAAVFDALESEAERNRQRLLARKRSEFRRKYGFSADDYRELERLALQAEPHRAGRQWRFAGSFYFAITVITTIGYGHAAPGTDSGKVFCMFYALLGIPLTLVTFQSLGERLNALVRFLLLEAKRCLGLQRPHVSAENMVVAGLLLCATTLALGAAAFAHFEGWTFFHAYYYCFITLTTIGFGDFVALQRDEALQRKPPYVAFSFLYILLGLTVIGAFLNLVVLRFLASAYTPERSARCASAFRRGALKRRARTAASTCISQGIHQLDTWACDNPAFSPPLSPEALYHCHNSTDRRRARRQSI, from the exons ATGGAGCTGGCACCGTCGGGGCGCACAGAAACTGGGACTCAGAGCAGGCGAGACGCGATGAGGAAGCAGAGTGCGCGCACGGCCGCGCTCGTCCTGTGCATTCTGTCCTACTTGCTGGTGGGCGCCGCGGTCTTTGATGCGCTGGAGTCCGAGGCCGAGCGCAACCGGCAGCGGCTGCTGGCCCGGAAGCGCAGCGAGTTCCGCAGAAAGTACGGCTTCTCCGCCGACGACTACCGCGAGCTGGAGCGCTTGGCGCTGCAGGCAGAGCCGCACCGCGCCGGCCGCCAGTGGCGTTTCGCAGGTTCCTTCTACTTCGCCATCACGGTCATCACCACTATCG GGTATGGCCATGCTGCCCCAGGCACGGACTCCGGTAAGGTCTTCTGTATGTTCTATGCACTCCTGGGCATCCCCCTGACGCTGGTCACCTTCCAGAGCCTGGGCGAGCGTCTAAACGCGCTGGTGAGGTTTCTGCTGCTGGAGGCCAAGCGCTGCCTGGGTCTGCAGCGGCCGCACGTTTCCGCAGAGAACATGGTGGTAGCCGGGCTTCTGCTGTGCGCTACCACCCTGGCCCTCGGCGCCGCTGCCTTTGCGCACTTCGAGGGCTGGACCTTCTTCCACGCCTACTACTACTGCTTCATCACTCTCACCACCATCGGCTTTGGCGACTTCGTGGCGCTACAGAGAGACGAGGCGCTACAGAGGAAGCCGCCCTACGTGGCCTTCAGTTTCCTCTACATCCTTCTGGGGCTCACGGTCATTGGTGCCTTCCTCAACCTGGTGGTCCTGCGCTTTCTTGCCAGCGCCTACACTCCTGAGCGCTCAGCCCGCTGCGCCAGCGCATTCCGCAGGGGGGCGCTCAAGAGACGCGCCCGCACTGCGGCCTCCACCTGTATCTCTCAGGGCATCCATCAGCTGGATACTTGGGCATGCGACAACCCGGCCTTCTCGCCTCCCTTGAGTCCAGAAGCCCTGTACCACTGCCACAATAGTACAGACAGACGCCGAGCTCGGAGGCAGTCCATCTGA